In Aciduliprofundum sp. MAR08-339, a single window of DNA contains:
- a CDS encoding dihydroorotate dehydrogenase electron transfer subunit, whose product MYRVAKIENIVDETPTIKTFFLTDDSYPEPGQFYMLWIPGVDEFPMSISYTGKIKGFTVKRIGAGTTAMHSLKEGDKLWLRGPYGHGFKIERGRALVVGGGSGMATLAPLIEKLEDPDVVIAARTKNELLFTDRFSEANVHLATDDGSAGYRGFATELAEKLLQKEDYKIIYTCGPEQMMVGMIELAKRYSVDIQASLERLMKCGIGICDSCSVNGYRVCVDGPVFQRDVLLSMSDLGKYKRDESGRRVPL is encoded by the coding sequence ATGTACAGGGTGGCAAAAATTGAAAATATAGTGGACGAAACGCCAACCATAAAAACATTCTTTCTAACGGACGATTCATATCCCGAACCCGGGCAATTCTACATGCTCTGGATTCCTGGAGTGGATGAGTTTCCCATGAGCATATCCTACACTGGCAAAATAAAGGGATTCACGGTGAAGAGAATTGGTGCAGGCACCACCGCCATGCACTCTTTAAAAGAAGGGGATAAACTCTGGCTCAGGGGACCCTACGGGCATGGATTTAAAATTGAAAGAGGTAGGGCACTGGTGGTTGGTGGCGGCTCGGGAATGGCAACACTCGCCCCGCTAATTGAAAAACTTGAAGATCCAGATGTTGTGATAGCTGCGAGAACGAAAAATGAGTTGCTCTTCACAGATAGGTTCAGCGAAGCGAATGTGCACCTGGCCACAGATGATGGCAGTGCGGGTTATAGGGGATTTGCCACGGAACTGGCAGAAAAACTGCTCCAAAAGGAAGATTACAAAATCATATACACCTGCGGCCCAGAGCAAATGATGGTGGGAATGATTGAACTGGCGAAAAGATACAGCGTGGATATTCAGGCCTCCCTGGAAAGACTTATGAAGTGTGGAATAGGCATTTGCGATTCATGCAGCGTTAACGGATACAGGGTATGTGTTGATGGCCCTGTGTTCCAAAGGGATGTTTTGCTTTCCATGTCCGATCTGGGAAAGTACAAGAGGGATGAATCTGGAAGAAGGGTTCCACTATGA
- a CDS encoding ABC transporter ATP-binding protein — protein sequence MIVVKNLHKWYGKKHVLKGLNLNIKNGEIFGLLGPNGAGKTTLIKILTGQTKGRGYVRVAGVDPIKDPIKVREISGIVPENESVPNYLTVEEYLYFISNLRSMEKSVVNSTIKKFELENYRKVVCRDLSKGTKQRLMIAAAFMHRPKILFLDEPFINLDPIYQRKMRELIVDYSKKGNTVFMATHIIEVAEKMCDRIGIIKDGKIIKILERGESVEDIFLREFENAPILSD from the coding sequence ATGATCGTCGTGAAAAATCTGCACAAGTGGTACGGCAAGAAGCACGTACTGAAGGGATTGAACCTAAACATTAAAAATGGAGAGATCTTCGGACTTCTGGGACCGAATGGAGCTGGCAAAACCACCCTAATAAAGATCCTCACGGGCCAGACAAAGGGAAGGGGATACGTGAGGGTTGCAGGTGTAGATCCCATAAAAGACCCCATAAAGGTAAGAGAGATCTCGGGCATTGTGCCTGAAAACGAGAGCGTACCAAATTACCTAACGGTGGAAGAGTACCTTTACTTCATATCAAATCTCAGAAGTATGGAAAAATCAGTGGTAAACTCAACAATTAAAAAATTCGAATTGGAAAACTACAGGAAGGTTGTATGCAGGGATCTCTCAAAGGGAACAAAGCAAAGACTGATGATAGCAGCGGCCTTTATGCACAGACCAAAGATACTCTTTCTTGATGAGCCGTTCATCAACCTGGACCCCATATATCAGAGAAAGATGAGAGAGCTCATCGTGGATTATTCAAAGAAAGGAAACACCGTGTTTATGGCCACCCACATAATTGAGGTTGCAGAGAAGATGTGCGATAGGATAGGCATAATAAAGGATGGGAAGATAATAAAAATTCTTGAGAGAGGAGAGAGTGTTGAGGATATATTTCTGAGGGAATTTGAAAATGCTCCGATTTTATCTGATTGA
- a CDS encoding NifB/NifX family molybdenum-iron cluster-binding protein — translation MKICVASESRGGLEDTVSMQFGRCPTFTLVEVEGNEIKNVYVIPNPGASAASGAGMLAGQAVVNEGCKVIIAGAIGPNSAQVLSMGGVDMRTSNPIPIGEAIKLYLSGQLPPAQMMGGPGMGPGGGMGRGRGMGRGRGMGRGRGMGGGYGRGGW, via the coding sequence ATGAAAATATGTGTAGCGTCAGAATCAAGAGGCGGACTTGAAGACACGGTAAGCATGCAGTTCGGTAGATGCCCGACCTTCACATTGGTTGAGGTGGAGGGCAATGAAATAAAGAATGTTTACGTTATTCCAAATCCCGGAGCATCTGCAGCAAGTGGGGCGGGAATGCTTGCAGGTCAAGCTGTTGTCAATGAAGGATGTAAGGTCATAATCGCAGGTGCCATAGGACCAAACTCTGCCCAGGTCCTATCCATGGGCGGTGTGGATATGCGCACATCAAACCCCATACCCATAGGAGAGGCTATAAAACTCTATCTCTCTGGACAGTTACCTCCAGCCCAGATGATGGGAGGACCGGGCATGGGCCCAGGAGGAGGAATGGGTCGGGGCCGTGGTATGGGCCGCGGTCGCGGCATGGGCAGAGGAAGAGGAATGGGAGGAGGATACGGTAGAGGCGGCTGGTAA
- a CDS encoding P-loop NTPase — MKLTVTGGKGGTGKSTVATNLALLLSKKHHVVFVDADVECPNDYILLSAKLENEEKVHLFKPKFDYKKCTKCGICVENCAENALLQFKEGYPFLMPSLCSGCRTCQLMCPEEGAILDDERLVGYTYHTKISENLELLTGMLEEGEERSYPTVLAVRQRAMKIPADIYLFDTMPGTGNHVAAAIEDSNIVITVTEPTPLGKHDLEMILKLLRKLGLKAWVVVNRSDMGNVSQEDILKKYDAEIIAEIPMMEEIVKSYVSGVPVVEKYPESEAAKIFENIAKRVEEVL; from the coding sequence ATGAAACTCACCGTGACCGGCGGCAAGGGAGGCACGGGGAAGAGTACCGTGGCCACAAACCTTGCCCTTCTGCTCTCCAAGAAGCATCATGTGGTTTTCGTGGATGCAGACGTTGAATGTCCCAACGATTACATACTTCTCTCCGCAAAACTGGAGAACGAGGAGAAGGTACACCTTTTCAAACCAAAATTTGACTACAAAAAGTGCACAAAGTGCGGCATATGCGTTGAAAACTGTGCAGAGAACGCACTATTGCAGTTCAAGGAGGGATATCCATTCCTGATGCCATCCCTGTGCTCAGGATGCCGCACATGCCAGTTGATGTGTCCGGAAGAAGGTGCGATTCTTGATGATGAGCGGCTCGTTGGATACACGTACCACACAAAAATAAGCGAGAATCTTGAACTTCTAACTGGTATGCTGGAGGAGGGGGAAGAGAGATCGTATCCCACGGTGCTTGCCGTGCGCCAGAGGGCCATGAAGATCCCTGCAGATATTTACCTGTTTGACACCATGCCGGGTACAGGAAACCATGTCGCTGCGGCAATTGAAGACTCAAACATCGTTATAACAGTCACAGAACCCACACCTCTGGGCAAGCACGATTTGGAGATGATTCTGAAACTCCTCAGAAAACTCGGATTGAAGGCATGGGTTGTTGTGAACCGCAGCGATATGGGAAATGTGAGCCAAGAGGATATACTCAAAAAATACGATGCGGAAATAATAGCAGAAATACCCATGATGGAAGAAATAGTAAAGAGTTACGTTTCAGGTGTGCCTGTGGTTGAAAAATACCCAGAAAGCGAGGCTGCAAAAATTTTTGAAAATATAGCAAAGCGCGTTGAGGAGGTGCTCTGA
- a CDS encoding P-loop NTPase: MEIVIASGKGGVGKSTLTGSLISLLSRDFKIASVDADAEAPNLNIVLHVDKWDNEREVISAKTATITDKCINCGLCDNICIYEAIYIQNGMHRIKEYLCEGCAACKAVCPVEDAITISDAVSGWIRTANTPYGPLVSAELDVGKPNSGKLVTEEKNIAKQWVKEGKAEHIIVDSAAGIGCQVIASLSGANKAILIAEPTPSSLSDLKRVFWLTQHFRIESYLVINKDGINPGFKGLENFAEENDVPILGRIPYDSSIPKSLSAMRPLVEFMPDSPASKEIMRIAEEVRGWLND, encoded by the coding sequence ATGGAAATCGTGATAGCAAGTGGGAAGGGGGGCGTTGGAAAGAGCACCCTTACAGGATCACTGATCTCCTTGCTCAGCAGGGATTTTAAAATAGCATCTGTGGATGCGGATGCGGAGGCTCCCAATCTGAACATAGTGCTTCATGTGGATAAGTGGGACAATGAAAGAGAAGTGATATCTGCGAAAACCGCCACCATAACGGATAAGTGCATAAACTGCGGTCTCTGCGATAACATTTGCATATATGAGGCCATATACATTCAGAATGGTATGCACAGAATAAAGGAATACCTGTGTGAGGGATGCGCTGCCTGCAAAGCGGTTTGTCCCGTTGAGGATGCCATAACAATAAGCGATGCTGTATCCGGATGGATCAGAACCGCAAACACACCCTATGGACCACTTGTATCTGCAGAACTTGACGTTGGAAAACCCAACAGTGGAAAACTAGTTACTGAGGAGAAGAATATAGCCAAACAGTGGGTTAAAGAGGGAAAGGCTGAGCATATCATCGTAGATTCTGCCGCAGGAATAGGATGTCAGGTCATAGCCTCCTTGAGCGGGGCAAACAAAGCAATACTCATAGCCGAACCAACTCCTTCAAGTTTAAGCGATTTAAAGCGCGTGTTCTGGCTCACCCAGCATTTTAGAATAGAATCATATCTGGTTATAAACAAAGATGGGATAAATCCAGGGTTCAAGGGACTTGAGAATTTTGCAGAGGAGAATGATGTCCCCATTCTGGGACGTATACCCTACGATTCAAGCATTCCAAAATCCTTAAGTGCAATGAGACCACTGGTTGAGTTCATGCCAGACTCGCCTGCAAGTAAGGAGATCATGCGCATTGCCGAAGAGGTGAGGGGGTGGCTCAATGATTGA
- a CDS encoding type II toxin-antitoxin system antitoxin SocA domain-containing protein codes for MIEKDIIAYLLKECGGLHPFHLSRIIALLDMEYLKEKGKKLTTLDYQKSQYGIYSEKLPKLIEELPVEKVKAQPYGYLVLKEDVPLNLPDDVREKIEKVLDEVCDLSDSELNAKVLTSPYYEKL; via the coding sequence ATGATTGAAAAGGACATAATTGCCTATCTTCTGAAGGAGTGCGGCGGACTGCATCCCTTTCACCTGAGTCGTATAATCGCACTCCTTGATATGGAATATCTTAAAGAGAAAGGTAAAAAATTGACCACCCTGGATTATCAGAAGAGCCAATACGGAATTTACAGCGAGAAACTGCCAAAACTCATAGAGGAACTTCCCGTTGAGAAGGTGAAGGCACAGCCATACGGATACCTTGTGCTAAAGGAAGATGTGCCTCTGAACCTTCCTGATGATGTGCGGGAGAAAATAGAGAAAGTTCTGGATGAGGTTTGCGATTTGAGCGATTCTGAACTTAACGCAAAGGTTTTGACCTCCCCATATTACGAGAAACTCTAA
- a CDS encoding exodeoxyribonuclease III, translating to MELLLMSWNVNGIRAAVRNGFLKFLEKYNPDILALQEIKAREDDIPLEVRYYEGYRKFFNPARRKGYAGTALFTKIEPESVSFGIGDERFDSEGRVITAEYERFYLVNAYFPNSQHGLTRLDFKIEFDRKIHAYLNELRRSKPVVLCGDFNVAHKEIDLANPKQNEKNAGFTPEERAWMDEFLNDGYVDTFRMFTKEGGHYTWWTYRFNARARNIGWRVDYFVVSKDLVPHVKKSWIMSDVYGSDHAPIAMILEI from the coding sequence ATGGAGCTCCTGCTTATGTCCTGGAATGTGAACGGGATTCGTGCTGCAGTGCGCAACGGTTTTCTGAAGTTTCTTGAGAAGTACAACCCCGATATTCTTGCCCTTCAGGAGATAAAGGCCAGGGAGGATGACATCCCATTGGAGGTACGCTATTACGAGGGATACCGCAAATTTTTCAATCCTGCAAGGAGGAAGGGCTATGCGGGAACTGCATTGTTCACTAAGATCGAGCCTGAGAGTGTGAGTTTTGGCATCGGGGACGAGAGATTTGACTCTGAGGGCAGGGTTATAACTGCGGAGTACGAGAGGTTCTACCTTGTGAATGCGTATTTTCCAAATTCCCAGCATGGCCTCACCCGCTTGGATTTCAAGATAGAATTTGACAGGAAGATCCACGCCTATCTAAATGAACTGCGGAGAAGCAAGCCTGTGGTGCTCTGTGGGGATTTCAACGTTGCCCACAAGGAAATTGACTTAGCGAATCCAAAGCAGAATGAGAAGAACGCTGGATTCACCCCTGAGGAACGTGCATGGATGGATGAGTTTTTAAATGATGGTTATGTGGACACATTCAGGATGTTTACCAAGGAAGGAGGGCACTATACCTGGTGGACCTACAGGTTCAACGCCCGTGCCCGCAACATAGGATGGCGTGTGGATTACTTTGTTGTGAGCAAAGATCTGGTTCCCCATGTGAAGAAATCTTGGATCATGAGCGATGTCTACGGATCGGACCATGCACCCATAGCGATGATACTGGAAATTTAG
- a CDS encoding archaeosine biosynthesis radical SAM protein RaSEA — MEDLQKMIREIRKKAKRREKSGLIASWTEKDRLNGKVVDSFVIILRTRGCRWAYHSGCSMCGYFNDTNPRMKEEDLLKQVEEAKNKYNGEPLVKVFTSGSFLDDWEVPPNAQNALYDAFSSAKRIIVESRPEYVTEERVREVGERRNVMVALGLESANNETLERRINKGFTVEDYVRAAELLRKHEVPVKTYVLLKPPFMTERQAIEEAIYSVEFASRYSEIVSVNPMNIQNYTLVEYLWRRGEYRAPWLWSVVEVLKRTSSLGVDVVSYPTAGGKVRGAHNCGKCDARVLEAIENYSLTQDISHLENLNCTCRERWKKIVEYEDYLWDYTYNS; from the coding sequence ATGGAAGATCTGCAGAAAATGATAAGGGAGATAAGGAAAAAAGCAAAAAGAAGGGAGAAAAGTGGGTTGATCGCTTCCTGGACCGAGAAAGATAGATTGAATGGAAAGGTGGTGGATTCCTTCGTTATCATACTTCGAACCCGTGGATGCCGCTGGGCCTATCACTCTGGATGCTCCATGTGCGGCTACTTCAACGATACAAACCCGAGGATGAAGGAGGAAGACCTGCTCAAGCAGGTGGAGGAGGCTAAAAATAAGTACAATGGTGAACCGCTCGTAAAGGTATTTACCTCCGGCTCATTTCTGGACGATTGGGAGGTCCCTCCAAATGCGCAAAATGCACTGTACGATGCTTTCTCATCAGCAAAAAGAATCATAGTGGAGAGCAGGCCGGAATATGTGACGGAAGAGAGGGTAAGGGAGGTAGGAGAGAGGAGAAACGTAATGGTTGCCCTTGGACTGGAGAGTGCAAACAACGAAACTCTTGAGAGAAGAATAAACAAGGGATTCACCGTTGAGGATTATGTACGCGCTGCTGAACTTCTCAGGAAGCACGAGGTGCCCGTGAAAACATACGTGCTTCTAAAGCCTCCGTTCATGACCGAGAGGCAGGCCATTGAGGAGGCCATATATTCCGTTGAATTTGCATCAAGATACTCGGAAATCGTGTCGGTGAACCCCATGAATATTCAAAATTACACGCTTGTTGAGTATCTTTGGAGAAGGGGAGAGTACCGCGCCCCCTGGCTCTGGAGCGTTGTGGAGGTTCTGAAGAGAACCTCCAGTTTGGGGGTAGATGTTGTTTCATACCCCACCGCGGGTGGCAAGGTGCGTGGTGCTCACAACTGCGGGAAATGCGATGCCAGGGTGCTTGAAGCCATAGAGAATTACTCTCTCACCCAGGACATTTCCCACCTTGAAAATCTAAACTGCACATGCAGGGAACGGTGGAAGAAAATAGTGGAGTACGAGGACTATCTCTGGGATTACACGTATAACTCCTAG
- the gyrA gene encoding DNA gyrase subunit A: protein MRIFEVSIDEEMKNSYMDYAMSVIVSRAIPDVRDGLKPVHRRILYGMYELGLMHNKPYKKSARIVGEVMGKYHPHGDQAIYNTLARMAQDFSMRYVLVDGQGNFGSIDGDAPAAMRYTEARLSRIAEEMLRDIDMDTVDFMPNFDGSLKEPVVLPARIPNLLINGSSGIAVGMATNMPPHNLGEVVDALVYLIDNPDADVGELLNYVSGPDFPTGGQIIGYGGLVDAYTKGKGKIRIRAKYEIEGDKIIVREIPYEVNKSNLLKKIASLVREDKIRGISDLKDESDRDGIRIVIKVKRDTNPEIVVNQLLEHTDLEVTYGIINLVLVNGVPRVLNLKELLQEYLKHRMDVLVRKLNYQLKRARERKHIIEGLVRALEMIDEVIATIKASRNVKEAMENLISMGFSDLQAKAILEMRLQKLTSMEIAALREENRKLEEDIARMEDLLAHEEKRYGVIRDELLEIKKNYGDERKTEILREAIERRDIEDLIPNKPAIIILTEKGYIRRMSPEEYRPQGRGGKGLIINYGEGDLPRDIVKANLHDYLLFFTRNGRVYWLKAYNVPEGSRRSRGRAIINVLPKLGSEVVRMLSVSDFHGYLFFVTKNGVVKRTPLEYFSHPRSLGIRAITFDEDDELVDVLITSGSEDVFLFTKFGMAIRFREDDVRSMGRTARGVRGIMLREGDEVISAGTTLNGHFVLTILSSGYGKRTNVNEYRLIKRGGYGVKNINTRGAFVVKSMLVGDTEEILLLTREGKSIRIPVSQMSVLGRTARGVRLIKLENGDEVVNAAKIS from the coding sequence ATGCGTATTTTTGAAGTTTCAATTGATGAGGAGATGAAGAACTCCTATATGGATTACGCCATGAGTGTCATAGTATCCCGTGCCATTCCTGATGTGCGTGACGGTCTGAAGCCCGTGCACCGACGCATTCTCTACGGGATGTACGAGCTGGGTTTGATGCACAACAAACCCTACAAGAAGAGCGCCAGGATAGTGGGAGAGGTTATGGGTAAGTACCACCCCCACGGGGATCAGGCTATATACAATACCCTTGCAAGGATGGCCCAGGATTTCTCAATGCGTTATGTTCTCGTGGATGGCCAGGGCAACTTCGGGAGCATTGACGGCGATGCCCCTGCGGCTATGCGATACACTGAGGCAAGATTATCCAGAATCGCAGAGGAAATGCTTAGGGACATTGATATGGACACCGTTGATTTCATGCCAAATTTTGATGGATCGCTCAAGGAGCCAGTTGTTCTTCCCGCAAGGATTCCAAATCTCCTAATAAACGGTTCCTCGGGCATAGCCGTTGGAATGGCCACAAATATGCCACCCCACAATCTCGGCGAGGTCGTTGATGCTCTCGTGTACCTTATTGACAATCCCGATGCGGATGTTGGTGAGTTGCTAAATTATGTCAGCGGCCCAGATTTTCCCACAGGTGGGCAGATTATAGGATACGGTGGCCTTGTGGATGCCTATACCAAGGGCAAGGGTAAAATAAGGATAAGGGCCAAGTATGAGATAGAGGGGGATAAAATCATAGTTCGCGAGATTCCCTATGAGGTTAACAAGAGCAATCTTCTCAAGAAAATAGCATCTCTGGTGCGGGAGGATAAGATTCGAGGCATATCGGATCTGAAGGATGAAAGTGATAGGGACGGCATAAGGATCGTAATAAAGGTGAAGAGGGATACAAATCCAGAAATAGTGGTCAACCAGCTTCTGGAGCACACGGATCTTGAGGTTACCTACGGCATAATCAATCTCGTCCTTGTGAATGGAGTCCCCAGGGTGCTCAATCTCAAGGAATTGCTGCAAGAGTATCTGAAGCACAGGATGGATGTGCTTGTGAGAAAATTGAATTACCAGTTGAAAAGGGCAAGGGAGAGGAAGCACATAATAGAGGGTCTCGTGAGGGCCCTTGAAATGATCGATGAGGTGATAGCAACCATAAAGGCATCCAGAAACGTGAAGGAAGCTATGGAGAATCTTATTTCCATGGGATTCTCCGATTTGCAGGCAAAGGCTATTCTTGAGATGAGATTGCAGAAACTCACGAGTATGGAGATAGCGGCGCTTAGAGAGGAGAACAGAAAACTTGAGGAGGATATAGCCCGAATGGAGGACCTGCTTGCCCACGAGGAAAAGAGGTACGGAGTTATAAGGGACGAACTCCTGGAGATAAAGAAGAACTACGGGGATGAGAGAAAAACCGAGATCTTGAGGGAAGCCATAGAGCGTAGGGATATTGAGGATTTGATACCCAACAAACCTGCTATAATCATATTGACGGAGAAGGGATACATCAGGAGAATGAGCCCTGAAGAGTACCGTCCCCAGGGGCGTGGAGGCAAGGGATTGATCATAAATTACGGAGAGGGAGATTTGCCCAGGGACATAGTGAAGGCCAATTTGCACGATTACCTCCTGTTCTTCACCAGAAATGGACGTGTTTACTGGCTCAAGGCCTACAACGTGCCGGAGGGCTCTCGGAGGAGCAGAGGCAGGGCTATAATCAACGTCCTTCCAAAACTGGGAAGCGAGGTAGTCAGGATGCTATCGGTGTCCGATTTCCATGGATACCTATTTTTCGTAACCAAGAATGGCGTGGTGAAGCGCACACCCCTTGAGTACTTCTCACATCCCAGAAGTTTGGGCATAAGGGCCATAACCTTCGATGAGGATGATGAACTTGTAGATGTGCTCATCACCAGCGGCAGTGAGGATGTATTTCTATTCACAAAGTTTGGAATGGCCATAAGGTTCAGGGAGGATGACGTCCGTTCCATGGGTCGCACCGCCCGGGGCGTAAGGGGTATAATGCTCAGGGAAGGAGATGAAGTTATATCAGCAGGCACCACCTTGAATGGACATTTTGTGCTAACGATTCTCAGCAGCGGATATGGAAAGAGAACAAATGTGAATGAGTACCGCCTGATAAAACGAGGGGGCTACGGAGTGAAAAACATAAACACAAGGGGAGCGTTCGTGGTTAAGAGCATGCTTGTGGGAGACACGGAGGAGATTCTGCTTCTCACAAGGGAGGGCAAGAGCATAAGAATACCAGTTTCCCAAATGTCCGTTCTAGGAAGGACGGCCCGTGGAGTGAGACTCATAAAGCTGGAAAACGGGGATGAGGTTGTAAATGCGGCCAAGATCTCCTAG
- the gyrB gene encoding DNA topoisomerase (ATP-hydrolyzing) subunit B, which translates to MSKYDAKAIQILEDSQAVRKRPGMYIGSTDERGLHHLIYEVVDNSIDEALAGYCKRISVILHGDGSVSVEDDGRGIPVDIHPEKGKSALEIVMTVLHAGAKFDKKAYRITGGLHGVGIHVVNFLSEWLKVYVKRDEKIYFQWYVRGKPQCDVHVVGEFVNGQVRWYEAGHEEHFKYPRGTYVRFKPDPEIFETTEFKYGIVKKKLRDLAFLNRGVEIELEDERTGKHEVFHYEGGIVEFVKFLNEGYNSLHKDVIYGMDEQDGIIVEFALQYNDSTSENLIAFVNTINTVEGGTHVSGFRSALTKAINDFAKGKGMLKDMSLQGEDVREGLTAVIHVKHPNPQFEGQTKAKLGNSEVKGVVFSVVNRILSTYFEEHPDVATNIVTKAIAAARARIAARKARELARRKNYLESLDLPGKLADCTSEDPEEAELFIVEGDSAGGSAKQARDRHFQAILPLRGKILNVEKARIDKVFKNNEIRALISAIGTGVREDFDYSKLRYHKIIIMTDADVDGAHIRTLLLTFFYRYMPELIERGHVYIAQAPLYRIQRGKEIYYVYSDEEKEEMLKKYPNASVQRFKGLGEMNPQQLWETTMDPEKRRLIRVTIEDAAEADRLFSILMGEAVEPRREFIIEHAREVMNIDI; encoded by the coding sequence ATGAGTAAGTATGATGCAAAGGCAATTCAAATTTTGGAGGACTCTCAGGCTGTTCGAAAGAGGCCTGGAATGTATATAGGGAGCACAGATGAGCGTGGCTTGCACCATCTGATTTACGAGGTTGTGGACAACAGTATTGACGAGGCCCTGGCGGGATACTGCAAGAGGATAAGCGTTATTCTACACGGGGATGGAAGTGTGAGCGTTGAGGATGATGGCCGTGGAATTCCTGTGGACATACATCCTGAGAAGGGAAAGAGCGCCCTTGAGATCGTGATGACCGTGCTTCATGCAGGTGCAAAATTCGATAAAAAGGCCTATCGTATCACAGGAGGGTTGCATGGGGTTGGCATCCATGTGGTGAATTTCCTCTCCGAGTGGTTAAAGGTATATGTGAAAAGGGATGAAAAGATCTATTTTCAATGGTATGTGAGGGGTAAGCCCCAGTGCGATGTGCATGTTGTGGGCGAGTTTGTGAACGGCCAGGTAAGATGGTATGAGGCTGGCCATGAGGAGCACTTCAAATATCCCAGGGGCACATATGTGAGATTCAAGCCCGATCCTGAGATCTTCGAAACCACGGAGTTCAAGTACGGCATTGTGAAGAAAAAACTGAGGGATCTGGCGTTTTTAAACAGGGGAGTTGAAATAGAACTTGAGGACGAGCGTACAGGAAAGCATGAGGTTTTCCATTACGAAGGCGGAATTGTGGAGTTTGTCAAATTTCTAAATGAGGGCTACAATTCCCTTCATAAAGATGTTATTTATGGCATGGATGAGCAGGATGGCATAATTGTGGAATTCGCATTGCAGTACAACGATAGCACATCGGAGAACCTCATCGCCTTTGTGAATACCATAAATACCGTGGAGGGAGGAACCCATGTTTCTGGATTCAGAAGCGCTTTAACCAAGGCCATAAACGATTTCGCCAAGGGAAAGGGTATGCTAAAGGACATGAGCCTTCAGGGTGAAGATGTGCGTGAAGGACTTACTGCAGTTATACATGTAAAGCATCCAAATCCACAGTTTGAGGGGCAAACCAAGGCAAAGCTGGGCAACAGCGAGGTCAAGGGGGTGGTGTTCTCCGTAGTCAACAGGATTCTGAGCACTTACTTTGAGGAGCATCCGGATGTGGCCACAAACATAGTTACTAAGGCCATAGCAGCGGCCAGGGCTAGAATTGCAGCCAGAAAGGCACGGGAACTTGCAAGGAGGAAGAATTATCTTGAGTCCCTAGATCTTCCGGGTAAGCTGGCAGATTGCACATCCGAGGATCCTGAGGAGGCTGAACTCTTCATAGTGGAGGGTGATTCGGCAGGTGGCTCGGCGAAACAGGCCCGGGACAGGCACTTCCAGGCTATTTTGCCTCTGCGGGGAAAGATCCTCAACGTGGAGAAGGCACGCATAGATAAGGTTTTTAAGAACAATGAGATCCGTGCCCTGATATCGGCCATAGGCACGGGTGTGCGTGAGGATTTTGATTACTCAAAACTTCGGTATCATAAAATCATCATTATGACCGATGCAGATGTGGACGGTGCACACATACGCACTCTCCTTCTGACCTTCTTCTACCGTTATATGCCCGAGCTCATAGAGAGGGGGCATGTTTACATTGCCCAGGCACCTCTTTACCGCATACAGAGGGGTAAGGAGATTTACTATGTATACAGCGATGAGGAGAAGGAGGAGATGCTGAAAAAGTATCCCAACGCCTCCGTGCAGAGGTTCAAGGGTCTTGGAGAGATGAATCCCCAGCAGTTGTGGGAAACAACAATGGATCCCGAAAAGAGAAGGCTAATTCGTGTTACGATAGAAGATGCTGCCGAGGCAGACCGGCTGTTTTCCATTCTTATGGGGGAGGCTGTTGAACCAAGGAGGGAGTTCATAATTGAGCATGCCAGGGAGGTAATGAACATTGATATATGA
- a CDS encoding PadR family transcriptional regulator has protein sequence MVIPVEAPREKINREMRSGLYALLILKAIDDLGESYGYEIVKHIENRSGGMIKIKDATIYPILRYFSKKGILESFWTEPSLGIPRKYYRLTPQGKKLLGELLEDYERLRKQADALLYGGEKK, from the coding sequence ATGGTGATTCCCGTGGAGGCCCCCAGAGAGAAGATAAACAGGGAGATGCGCTCCGGGCTCTATGCCCTGCTCATCCTGAAAGCCATAGATGATCTGGGCGAGAGTTACGGGTATGAGATCGTAAAGCACATTGAAAATAGGAGCGGGGGAATGATAAAAATAAAGGATGCAACAATTTACCCCATACTGCGATACTTTTCCAAGAAAGGCATTCTGGAATCCTTCTGGACTGAGCCATCCTTGGGCATTCCTCGCAAATACTACAGGTTGACTCCACAGGGCAAAAAATTGCTAGGGGAACTTCTTGAGGATTATGAAAGACTGAGAAAGCAAGCAGATGCCCTACTTTATGGAGGTGAGAAAAAATGA